A DNA window from Bradyrhizobium barranii subsp. barranii contains the following coding sequences:
- the nifK gene encoding nitrogenase molybdenum-iron protein subunit beta: MPQSAEHVLDHVELFRGPEYQQMLAKKKIFENPRDPAEVERIKEWTKTAEYREKNFAREALAVNPAKACQPLGAVFASVGFERTLPFVHGSQGCVAYYRSHLSRHFKEPSSCVSSSMTEDAAVFGGLNNMTDGLANSYKMYKPKMIAVSTTCMAEVIGDDLNAFIKTSKEKGSVPADFDVPFAHTPAFVGSHVTGYDNALKGILEHFWDGKAGTAPKLERKPNGAINIIGGFDGYTVGNLREIKRILELMGIQHTVLADNSEVFDTPTDGEFRMYDGGTTLKDAANAIHAKATISMQQWCTEKTLSFAAEHGQDVLSFNYPVGLSATDDFIVALSRISGKEIPEQLARERGRLVDAIADSSAHVHGKKFAIYGDPDLCYGLAAFLLELGAEPTHVLSTNGNKAWQEKMQALLASSPFGQGCQVYPGRDLWHMRSLLFTEPVDFLIGNTYGKYLERDTATPLIRIGFPIFDRHHHHRSPIWGYQGGLNVLVKILDKIFDEIDNKTNILGKTDYSFDIIR, from the coding sequence ATGCCGCAGAGTGCCGAACACGTGCTCGATCATGTCGAACTGTTCCGCGGTCCAGAATACCAGCAAATGCTGGCGAAGAAGAAGATATTCGAGAATCCGCGCGATCCTGCCGAGGTCGAACGTATCAAGGAATGGACCAAAACGGCCGAATATCGCGAAAAAAACTTCGCGCGGGAGGCGCTGGCGGTAAATCCGGCGAAGGCGTGTCAGCCGCTTGGCGCCGTATTCGCCTCTGTCGGCTTTGAGCGCACGCTGCCCTTCGTCCACGGCAGCCAAGGCTGTGTGGCCTATTACCGCAGTCATTTGTCGCGGCACTTCAAGGAGCCTAGCTCCTGTGTCTCTTCATCAATGACGGAAGATGCTGCCGTATTCGGCGGTCTGAACAACATGACCGACGGGCTCGCGAACAGCTACAAGATGTACAAGCCCAAGATGATTGCGGTTTCCACAACCTGCATGGCCGAAGTGATCGGCGATGACCTGAACGCCTTCATCAAGACGTCGAAAGAAAAGGGCTCGGTTCCGGCAGACTTCGACGTGCCGTTCGCCCACACGCCCGCATTCGTTGGCAGTCACGTCACCGGCTACGACAATGCCCTCAAAGGCATTCTGGAGCATTTTTGGGACGGCAAGGCCGGAACAGCGCCGAAGCTGGAGCGCAAACCGAATGGAGCGATCAACATCATTGGCGGGTTCGATGGATATACCGTCGGGAACCTTCGCGAGATTAAGCGCATCTTGGAATTGATGGGCATCCAGCACACAGTTCTCGCCGACAATTCTGAAGTGTTCGACACTCCGACAGACGGCGAATTCCGGATGTATGACGGTGGTACGACGCTGAAGGATGCGGCGAACGCGATTCACGCCAAGGCGACCATCTCCATGCAGCAATGGTGCACGGAAAAAACGCTGTCATTTGCGGCAGAGCATGGCCAGGACGTTCTATCCTTCAACTACCCGGTAGGCTTATCAGCAACGGATGACTTTATCGTCGCGCTGTCACGCATCAGCGGCAAGGAGATTCCGGAGCAACTCGCGCGAGAACGTGGCCGCTTGGTTGATGCCATTGCCGACTCAAGCGCTCATGTTCATGGCAAAAAGTTCGCGATCTATGGCGATCCGGATCTTTGCTATGGATTGGCTGCGTTTCTGCTCGAACTCGGCGCCGAACCGACCCATGTGCTGTCCACCAATGGCAACAAAGCGTGGCAGGAGAAAATGCAGGCGCTGCTTGCAAGCTCGCCATTTGGACAGGGCTGCCAAGTCTATCCGGGGCGGGATCTCTGGCACATGCGTTCACTCTTGTTCACCGAGCCGGTCGATTTTCTGATTGGCAACACCTATGGGAAGTATCTGGAGCGTGATACCGCAACGCCACTGATCCGCATCGGCTTTCCGATTTTCGACCGGCATCACCATCACCGCTCCCCCATATGGGGCTATCAGGGCGGTCTGAATGTGCTGGTCAAGATCCTGGACAAGATCTTCGACGAGATCGACAACAAGACCAACATTCTTGGCAAAACCGACTACAGCTTCGACATCATTCGTTGA
- the nifE gene encoding nitrogenase iron-molybdenum cofactor biosynthesis protein NifE — MSSLAATVQDIFDEPGCAKNGSKSEAERRNGCTRQLQPGSAAGGCAFDGAKVALQPFTDVAHLVHGPIACEGNSWDNRGAASSGSDLWRTAFTTDLSETDIVFGGEKRLCKAIKEIIDKCDPPAIFVYQTCIPAMIGDDINAVCKAASRRFSKPVIPINSPGFAGSKNLGNKLAGEALLDYVIGTREPDYTTPYDINLIGEYNLSGELWQVKPLLDELGVRILCCISGDGKYREVASSHRARAAMLVCSKSMINVARKMEQRYGIPFFEGSFYGIQDSSESLRQIARLLVERGAPADLLGRTEAVIAREEARAWAAIQPYKPRLEGKRALLMTGGVKSWSVVSALQEAGLELVGTSVKKSTMEDKERIKELMGQDAHMIDDMTAREMYKMLKDAEADIMLSGGKSQFVALKAAVPWVDINQERCHAYMGYAGIVKLVEEIDNSLSSPMWEQLRRPAPWEALAKAREQMQSSMAAIAGDPVLAETARRARNICVCNRVDLGTIEDAISVHGLRSVAAVREHTNATGGCCQGRIEDMLMSEPSDMRQAAE; from the coding sequence ATGAGTTCACTGGCGGCCACGGTCCAGGATATCTTCGACGAGCCGGGCTGCGCCAAGAATGGCAGTAAGTCTGAGGCGGAACGCAGGAACGGCTGTACCAGACAGTTGCAGCCGGGTAGCGCTGCGGGTGGCTGTGCTTTCGACGGCGCGAAGGTTGCGCTGCAGCCGTTCACCGATGTCGCTCACTTGGTACATGGCCCGATCGCGTGCGAAGGTAATTCCTGGGACAATCGCGGCGCGGCGTCGTCCGGCTCGGATTTGTGGCGCACCGCTTTCACAACCGATTTGAGCGAAACCGATATTGTATTCGGAGGCGAGAAGCGGCTGTGCAAAGCGATCAAGGAGATCATCGACAAGTGCGATCCGCCCGCAATCTTCGTCTATCAAACCTGCATCCCGGCGATGATCGGCGATGACATCAATGCAGTCTGCAAGGCAGCGTCGCGAAGATTCTCAAAACCGGTGATCCCGATCAATTCTCCGGGCTTCGCCGGTTCGAAAAACCTCGGTAACAAGCTCGCGGGCGAAGCCTTGCTCGACTACGTGATCGGCACGCGAGAACCGGACTACACCACGCCGTACGACATCAATCTGATCGGAGAATACAACCTTTCAGGAGAGCTCTGGCAGGTGAAGCCATTGTTAGACGAGCTTGGAGTGCGAATTCTCTGCTGCATTTCGGGCGATGGCAAATACCGCGAAGTCGCTTCATCTCATCGCGCGCGGGCGGCAATGTTGGTGTGCTCAAAATCCATGATCAACGTGGCACGCAAGATGGAGCAACGTTACGGGATCCCATTCTTCGAGGGGTCGTTCTACGGTATTCAGGATTCAAGCGAATCGCTACGCCAGATCGCCCGCTTATTGGTTGAGCGCGGCGCCCCGGCAGATCTGCTCGGGCGCACCGAAGCGGTGATCGCGCGCGAGGAAGCGCGGGCGTGGGCTGCCATCCAGCCGTACAAGCCGCGACTCGAAGGCAAAAGGGCCTTGTTAATGACCGGCGGTGTCAAGTCATGGTCGGTCGTCTCGGCGCTCCAGGAAGCCGGGCTGGAATTAGTCGGAACCAGTGTGAAGAAATCGACCATGGAAGACAAGGAGCGCATCAAGGAGCTCATGGGGCAGGATGCCCACATGATCGACGACATGACTGCGCGCGAAATGTACAAGATGTTGAAGGACGCAGAAGCGGACATCATGCTATCGGGCGGCAAGTCGCAATTTGTCGCGCTGAAGGCGGCGGTGCCATGGGTCGATATCAACCAGGAGCGTTGCCACGCCTATATGGGCTATGCCGGAATAGTCAAGCTGGTGGAGGAGATCGATAATTCGCTCTCAAGCCCGATGTGGGAGCAGCTACGTCGGCCAGCGCCATGGGAGGCTTTGGCCAAAGCGCGGGAGCAGATGCAATCGTCCATGGCCGCGATCGCCGGCGATCCGGTCCTCGCCGAAACAGCGCGCCGCGCGAGGAATATCTGCGTGTGTAACAGGGTTGATCTGGGCACGATTGAGGACGCAATCTCCGTGCACGGCTTGAGGAGCGTCGCAGCGGTCCGAGAGCATACCAATGCGACCGGTGGCTGCTGTCAAGGACGCATCGAAGATATGTTGATGTCCGAGCCATCTGATATGCGACAGGCCGCAGAGTAG
- the fdxB gene encoding ferredoxin III, nif-specific — protein sequence MSFATRDGRDWMPQYLASIDAKKCIGCGRCFKVCGQDVMTLKGINEEGELVNLDNDADDEVEKKIMVLNDQGACIGCGACDRVCPASCQTHVPAAAA from the coding sequence ATGTCATTTGCAACGCGAGACGGCCGCGACTGGATGCCACAATACCTAGCCTCGATCGATGCCAAGAAGTGCATCGGCTGTGGCCGCTGTTTCAAGGTGTGCGGTCAAGATGTCATGACTTTGAAAGGCATCAACGAGGAGGGCGAACTCGTCAACCTTGACAATGACGCGGACGATGAAGTCGAAAAAAAGATTATGGTTCTGAACGATCAGGGCGCCTGCATCGGCTGCGGTGCGTGCGATAGGGTTTGCCCGGCCAGCTGCCAGACCCACGTCCCAGCCGCAGCTGCATGA
- a CDS encoding host specificity protein has translation MYGRVVGSSSQSTSANQVDEPGDSPRFAETLAGMEPGGSSSETRAYYLNSGPPIVEIDQRSFDRGLRRFLGRDIMNIAINPQEYSDFVSKKAERAATVAGSYSATHYDPARPVRFFSYQLGDETVGLLRAGGPVRIKGETFREKFGRNDLTSVVDLRVTHPLVENAGDILLEHQLREDGDDPLILSKPGLPGMEPRLAEMGFVHVGRNHWVLDPHQHPEVWTKNENDQWQRVGKPTKYLSKVEDDDAAAESTVQADYSDEDDPSVYLERVLTGLSME, from the coding sequence ATGTATGGCAGAGTCGTTGGCTCATCCAGCCAATCCACAAGCGCTAATCAAGTTGATGAACCGGGAGATAGCCCCCGCTTTGCGGAAACACTTGCAGGTATGGAGCCAGGCGGGTCGTCATCTGAAACAAGGGCGTACTATCTGAATTCCGGTCCGCCCATTGTTGAGATCGACCAGCGTTCCTTCGATCGAGGGCTGCGGAGATTTTTGGGCCGCGACATCATGAACATCGCCATTAATCCGCAAGAGTACTCAGACTTCGTATCAAAGAAAGCTGAGCGGGCAGCAACGGTTGCTGGCAGCTATAGCGCCACTCACTATGATCCAGCCAGGCCCGTGCGCTTCTTCAGCTATCAATTGGGTGACGAAACAGTTGGCCTGTTGAGAGCAGGAGGTCCGGTTCGGATCAAGGGGGAGACCTTCCGGGAAAAGTTTGGGCGCAACGATCTCACGTCCGTGGTGGACCTTCGGGTCACTCATCCCCTGGTTGAGAACGCGGGCGATATTTTGCTTGAGCACCAGCTGAGAGAGGATGGTGATGATCCCTTGATCTTGTCAAAACCAGGCTTGCCCGGCATGGAACCCCGCCTAGCAGAAATGGGTTTTGTTCATGTGGGTCGAAATCACTGGGTGCTTGATCCTCACCAGCATCCCGAGGTGTGGACGAAGAATGAGAACGACCAGTGGCAGCGAGTAGGCAAGCCTACGAAGTACCTTAGTAAGGTGGAGGATGATGATGCCGCCGCTGAATCGACGGTCCAGGCGGACTATTCTGACGAAGATGATCCGTCAGTCTATTTGGAGCGCGTCCTCACGGGGCTAAGCATGGAGTAA
- a CDS encoding 4Fe-4S binding protein: MAYKIIASQCTVCGACEFECPNAAISLKNDIYVINPSQCTQCEGHSDAPKCAVVCPVPDTCVPA; the protein is encoded by the coding sequence ATGGCCTACAAGATAATCGCATCCCAATGCACGGTCTGCGGTGCGTGCGAGTTCGAGTGTCCCAATGCCGCGATTAGCCTGAAGAACGACATCTATGTGATCAATCCGTCCCAGTGTACCCAATGTGAGGGGCATTCTGACGCGCCAAAGTGCGCCGTGGTTTGCCCCGTGCCAGATACTTGCGTGCCCGCATAG
- a CDS encoding CCE_0567 family metalloprotein: protein MSAKAIQAKMDLHDLSEELPINWTSIMAVAQKAYDVYVELERKSRELKELENT from the coding sequence GTGTCCGCCAAGGCGATACAGGCCAAGATGGATCTGCACGACCTTTCGGAAGAATTGCCCATCAACTGGACGTCGATTATGGCGGTGGCGCAGAAGGCGTACGATGTCTATGTCGAACTGGAGCGCAAGAGTCGCGAGCTAAAAGAGCTGGAAAATACTTGA
- a CDS encoding IS3-like element ISRj2 family transposase (programmed frameshift): MTKKSRRTHSPAFKAKVALAAVKGDKTLAELAQLFDVHPNQITIWKNQLLEGAAGVFGHDKTSAETPVDLKALHAKIGELALENGFFVRRAHQGGPAERKAMIDRDHDLSIVRQAKVLKLARSTVYYEPRPVSAEDLALMRRLDELHLDYPFAGARMLRSLLRREGVYAGRRHIATLMKRMGIEAVYRRPNTSKPAPGHKIYPYLLRGLKIERPDHAWAMDITYIPMRRGFVYLAAVVDVFSRRVLAHRVSITMEAAFCVEAVQEALAKHGRPEIFNTDQGSQFTSLEFTDVLLDAKIAISMDGKGAWRDNVFVERLWRTVKYEEVYLRAYDSVSEARASIAKYLAFYNQGRPHSSLDGRTPDEAYFGTQAMVMAA, from the exons ATGACGAAGAAGAGCCGCCGGACGCATTCTCCGGCATTCAAGGCGAAGGTTGCTTTGGCTGCGGTCAAAGGCGACAAGACACTGGCGGAGCTGGCGCAACTGTTTGATGTTCATCCGAACCAGATCACGATCTGGAAAAACCAGCTCCTGGAAGGCGCCGCCGGCGTGTTTGGGCATGACAAGACATCGGCCGAGACGCCGGTCGATTTGAAGGCGTTACATGCCAAGATCGGCGAGCTGGCGTTGGAAAACG GATTTTTTGTCCGGCGCGCTCACCAAGGCGGGCCTGCTGAGCGCAAAGCGATGATCGACCGCGATCATGATCTTTCTATCGTGCGCCAGGCGAAGGTCCTGAAGCTGGCTCGCAGCACGGTCTACTATGAACCTCGGCCAGTTTCGGCCGAGGACCTTGCCTTGATGCGTCGGCTCGATGAGCTGCATCTCGATTATCCCTTCGCGGGAGCGCGTATGCTGCGATCGTTGCTGCGGCGGGAGGGCGTATACGCCGGTCGCCGCCACATCGCGACGCTGATGAAGCGCATGGGGATCGAGGCGGTCTATCGTCGCCCGAACACGAGCAAGCCGGCTCCGGGTCACAAGATCTACCCGTACCTGTTGCGCGGATTGAAGATCGAGCGGCCCGACCATGCGTGGGCAATGGACATCACCTACATTCCGATGCGGCGTGGCTTCGTCTATCTCGCGGCGGTCGTCGATGTGTTCAGCCGACGGGTCCTGGCCCATCGCGTCTCGATCACAATGGAGGCGGCCTTCTGCGTCGAAGCGGTCCAGGAGGCGTTGGCGAAGCACGGCAGGCCCGAGATTTTCAACACGGATCAGGGCAGCCAGTTCACCAGCCTCGAGTTCACCGATGTGCTGCTGGACGCGAAGATCGCCATCAGCATGGACGGCAAGGGCGCCTGGCGCGACAACGTGTTTGTCGAGCGGCTCTGGCGCACGGTCAAATACGAAGAAGTATATCTCCGCGCCTACGACAGCGTGTCCGAGGCGCGAGCGTCAATTGCCAAGTATCTGGCCTTCTACAATCAGGGACGCCCTCACTCGAGCCTTGACGGGCGCACGCCCGACGAGGCTTACTTCGGCACGCAAGCTATGGTGATGGCCGCATGA
- the nifX gene encoding nitrogen fixation protein NifX: MKVAFATQDLRRVDAHFGWAKNIAIYDVAPSGHVFLKAIEFEGDLEEDGSGDKLAPKIQAIKDCAILYVAAIGGAAAARVVASKIHPIKVSKPESIHVLLEKLESVLKGTPPPWLRKVLAKDQPRSFEFDE, from the coding sequence ATGAAGGTCGCTTTTGCCACTCAGGATCTGAGACGCGTCGATGCTCATTTTGGCTGGGCAAAGAATATTGCAATCTACGATGTCGCGCCCAGCGGGCATGTCTTTCTTAAAGCTATCGAGTTTGAGGGCGATCTTGAGGAGGACGGCAGTGGTGACAAGTTGGCGCCAAAGATCCAGGCGATCAAGGATTGCGCCATCCTATACGTCGCGGCCATTGGTGGTGCCGCGGCTGCGCGAGTGGTGGCCAGCAAAATTCATCCTATCAAGGTGAGCAAACCGGAAAGCATTCACGTGTTGCTGGAAAAGCTCGAGTCGGTGCTGAAGGGCACGCCACCTCCCTGGCTGCGCAAGGTCCTTGCAAAGGACCAACCGCGATCGTTTGAGTTCGACGAATGA
- the nifN gene encoding nitrogenase iron-molybdenum cofactor biosynthesis protein NifN: MALVTAPTKACVVNPLKMSQPIGGAYAFMGLRGAMPLLHGSQGCTSFGLTLFVRHFKEAIPLQTTAMSEVATVLGGYENLEQAILNISKRAKPKIIGICSTGVTETNGDDVEAYLKLIRSAYPQLTKLPLVYVSTPDFKGAFQDGWEKAVARMVEVLVDRPSANGLRDPSKVNVLPGCHLTPGDLDELRALLEDFGLYPSFLPDLAGSLDGHIPDEFTSTTIGGIDVDEIASMGRAGWTIAIGAQMQRAAEVMQTKTGVPFRVFERLCGLHPNDDFMMFLSEISGRPIPSKYRRQRSQLADAMLDAHFHIGGRKVAIGAEPDLLFDLSGMLHDMGAQVTVAVTTTQSEVIERIRTKEVLIGDLEDLEGFAKEKHCDLLITHSHGRQAAGRLKVPFYRVGFPIFDRLGAGHQVSVGYRGTRNVIFQIANLVIAHRDENDRPTPDRWRTTPGLPQHVGHRRSTGAPERSIA, translated from the coding sequence ATGGCCCTGGTCACGGCGCCGACAAAAGCCTGCGTTGTCAACCCGCTGAAGATGAGCCAGCCGATCGGCGGCGCATACGCCTTCATGGGGCTGCGCGGTGCGATGCCGCTTCTGCACGGCTCACAGGGGTGCACATCCTTCGGTCTCACGCTCTTTGTCCGGCACTTCAAAGAAGCAATACCGCTGCAGACCACCGCGATGAGCGAGGTCGCGACCGTACTCGGCGGATATGAAAATTTGGAGCAGGCGATACTTAACATCTCCAAGCGCGCTAAGCCGAAGATCATCGGAATCTGCTCGACCGGTGTCACCGAGACCAACGGCGACGATGTGGAAGCGTACCTCAAACTAATCCGGAGTGCGTATCCGCAACTCACAAAGTTGCCGCTCGTATATGTATCAACGCCTGATTTCAAGGGCGCGTTCCAGGATGGGTGGGAGAAGGCAGTTGCACGCATGGTGGAGGTGCTGGTGGACCGGCCAAGTGCCAATGGCCTGCGGGATCCCTCGAAGGTAAATGTTCTACCGGGGTGTCACCTGACGCCCGGCGACCTTGATGAACTCCGTGCCTTGCTGGAGGATTTCGGATTGTACCCCTCCTTTCTCCCTGACTTGGCGGGATCGCTCGACGGGCATATCCCCGATGAGTTTACGTCAACGACCATCGGCGGCATTGACGTCGACGAGATCGCGAGCATGGGGCGCGCAGGGTGGACCATTGCAATCGGTGCGCAGATGCAGCGCGCGGCTGAGGTCATGCAGACTAAAACCGGGGTGCCTTTTCGTGTGTTCGAGCGACTGTGTGGTCTTCATCCAAACGACGATTTCATGATGTTTTTGAGCGAGATTAGCGGGCGCCCGATACCCTCGAAATATCGACGCCAGCGCAGTCAGCTCGCCGATGCTATGTTGGACGCGCACTTCCATATTGGCGGCCGCAAAGTCGCGATCGGTGCCGAGCCAGACCTTCTGTTCGATTTATCCGGCATGCTGCACGATATGGGCGCGCAGGTGACCGTCGCCGTGACGACCACTCAGTCTGAGGTGATCGAGCGAATCAGGACCAAGGAGGTTCTCATTGGTGACCTCGAAGATCTGGAAGGATTTGCAAAAGAAAAGCATTGCGATCTGCTGATCACGCATTCGCATGGAAGGCAAGCGGCGGGGCGGCTGAAAGTGCCGTTCTATCGCGTAGGTTTTCCGATATTCGATCGGCTTGGCGCGGGCCACCAAGTATCCGTCGGCTATCGTGGTACCCGCAATGTGATCTTCCAAATCGCCAATCTCGTGATCGCGCATCGCGACGAGAACGACCGACCTACACCCGATAGGTGGCGGACCACGCCCGGACTGCCACAACACGTGGGGCATCGCCGCTCCACTGGCGCGCCTGAAAGGTCAATTGCATGA
- a CDS encoding Rieske (2Fe-2S) protein, producing the protein MQPTLVYAICSFNDIPSRQAIGFHLMVLEDDGNHRPWPIIVVRWGKKVLGYVNKCPHHSVNLDWEQNEFLDPNGIRLMCGKHGSTFELGTGRCVEGPCQGRALTPIALVVVDGDICAVGVHLAEDDA; encoded by the coding sequence ATGCAGCCAACTCTCGTCTATGCGATTTGCAGCTTTAACGACATTCCGAGCCGCCAGGCCATCGGATTTCATCTTATGGTCCTCGAAGATGACGGCAATCACCGGCCGTGGCCCATCATTGTGGTGCGATGGGGCAAGAAGGTGCTTGGCTATGTCAATAAATGCCCGCACCACAGCGTCAATTTGGACTGGGAGCAGAACGAATTCCTCGATCCAAACGGTATCCGGCTGATGTGCGGCAAGCACGGTTCGACCTTCGAACTCGGCACCGGGCGGTGCGTCGAAGGTCCATGTCAAGGTAGAGCGCTTACGCCGATCGCGTTGGTAGTTGTGGATGGCGACATCTGCGCCGTCGGTGTGCATCTCGCGGAGGACGATGCATGA
- the nifD gene encoding nitrogenase molybdenum-iron protein alpha chain, which translates to MSLATTNSVAEIRARNKELIEEVLKVYPEKTAKRRAKHLNVHQAGKSDCGVKSNIKSIPGVMTIRGCAYAGSKGVVWGPIKDMVHISHGPVGCGQYSWGSRRNYYVGTTGIDSFVTLQFTSDFQEKDIVFGGDKKLDKILDEIQELFPLNNGITIQSECPVGLIGDDIEAVSRAKSKEYGGKTIVPVRCEGFRGVSQSLGHHIANDAVRDWIFGHIEAEGKPKFEPTPYDVAIIGDYNIGGDAWSSRILLEEMGLRVIAQWSGDGSLAELEATPKAKLNILHCYRSMNYISRHMEEKFGIPWCEYNFFGPSKIADSLRRIAGYFDDKIKEGAERVIEKYQPLVDAVIAKYRPRLEGKTVMLYVGGLRPRHVIGAYEDLGMDVIGTGYEFGHNDDYQRTAQHYVKDSTLIYDDVNGYEFERFVEKLQPDLVGSGIKEKYVFQKMSVPFRQMHSWDYSGPYHGYDGFAIFARDMDMAVNSPIWKRTKAPWKEAPSAKLQAAE; encoded by the coding sequence ATGAGTCTCGCCACGACCAACAGCGTCGCAGAAATCAGGGCTCGCAACAAAGAGCTGATCGAGGAGGTGCTGAAGGTCTATCCGGAGAAAACCGCGAAAAGGCGTGCCAAGCACCTCAACGTGCACCAAGCAGGTAAGTCGGACTGCGGGGTGAAGTCCAACATCAAATCCATACCCGGCGTGATGACGATAAGAGGGTGCGCCTATGCAGGGTCGAAGGGGGTGGTCTGGGGACCAATCAAGGACATGGTTCATATCAGCCATGGCCCGGTTGGCTGCGGCCAATATTCATGGGGCTCGCGGCGCAACTATTACGTTGGCACCACGGGCATCGATAGCTTCGTGACTCTGCAGTTCACCTCCGACTTCCAGGAAAAGGATATCGTATTTGGCGGCGACAAGAAACTGGACAAAATCCTTGATGAAATCCAAGAGCTGTTTCCACTCAACAACGGCATTACGATACAATCAGAGTGCCCGGTAGGGTTGATCGGTGACGATATCGAGGCGGTGTCAAGGGCGAAATCCAAAGAATATGGAGGCAAGACCATCGTGCCGGTCCGTTGTGAGGGCTTTCGGGGTGTGTCGCAGTCACTAGGCCATCACATTGCAAACGATGCGGTACGCGATTGGATTTTCGGGCATATCGAGGCCGAGGGCAAACCAAAGTTCGAGCCGACACCATACGATGTTGCGATCATCGGAGACTACAATATCGGCGGCGATGCTTGGTCATCGCGAATTCTGCTTGAAGAGATGGGACTACGGGTAATCGCGCAGTGGTCCGGCGACGGTTCACTGGCCGAGCTCGAAGCAACGCCGAAGGCAAAGCTCAACATTCTGCATTGCTACCGTTCCATGAACTATATCTCACGCCACATGGAAGAGAAGTTCGGCATCCCTTGGTGCGAGTACAACTTCTTCGGACCTTCAAAGATCGCGGACTCACTGCGCAGGATTGCGGGTTATTTTGACGACAAGATCAAGGAAGGCGCCGAGCGAGTGATCGAGAAGTATCAGCCGCTGGTGGACGCCGTGATTGCAAAATATCGCCCGCGCCTCGAGGGCAAGACGGTGATGCTGTACGTCGGCGGCCTTCGTCCGCGTCATGTGATTGGCGCGTACGAGGACCTCGGGATGGACGTCATTGGCACTGGCTACGAGTTCGGTCACAACGACGACTATCAGCGCACAGCTCAGCACTACGTGAAAGACAGCACCCTCATCTATGATGACGTCAATGGCTATGAGTTCGAGCGCTTCGTCGAAAAACTCCAGCCTGATCTTGTCGGCTCAGGCATCAAGGAAAAGTACGTTTTCCAAAAGATGAGTGTGCCGTTCCGGCAGATGCATTCGTGGGACTATTCGGGTCCATATCACGGTTATGACGGCTTTGCGATCTTCGCGCGCGACATGGACATGGCCGTCAACTCGCCAATTTGGAAAAGAACGAAAGCTCCCTGGAAGGAAGCGCCGAGCGCCAAGCTCCAGGCTGCAGAATAA
- a CDS encoding NifX-associated nitrogen fixation protein — protein MTAKIAQQGSVVDAPFLIELVKLWRAQDTNEAWEGKSDLDLLEPYILNRERRRALPIIGDPDPNTLWRLELFFNAVGLSVERETGIMVQPILKLHHEGFGRIVLIAGRLVAVNKQLRDVHRFGFDNCVKLAQEGDRYVSEGIGLIRKFPDVANY, from the coding sequence ATGACCGCAAAAATAGCGCAGCAGGGCAGCGTCGTCGACGCACCATTTCTAATCGAGTTAGTCAAGCTTTGGCGCGCCCAGGATACCAATGAAGCCTGGGAAGGGAAGAGCGACCTTGATCTGCTCGAACCCTATATCCTGAACAGGGAGAGACGACGCGCATTGCCGATCATCGGTGATCCCGATCCCAATACACTATGGCGGCTTGAGTTGTTCTTCAATGCGGTCGGCCTGTCAGTAGAGAGGGAGACCGGCATTATGGTTCAGCCGATCCTGAAGCTGCATCATGAAGGCTTCGGGCGCATAGTGCTCATCGCAGGGCGGTTGGTCGCCGTAAACAAGCAGCTGCGCGACGTGCATCGCTTCGGATTCGATAATTGCGTCAAGCTGGCTCAAGAGGGGGATAGATATGTCAGCGAGGGAATTGGCCTGATTCGGAAATTTCCAGACGTGGCTAACTATTGA
- a CDS encoding iron-sulfur cluster assembly accessory protein, with protein sequence MINLTDSAVNAIKSAISSSERRAGGLRVMIEAGGCNGFKYKMGIADEPKPDDTVIDCDGLKVFVDSKSREHLAGTTIDFVLAPESSGFTFHNPNAATNCSCGKSFG encoded by the coding sequence GTGATCAACCTGACCGATAGCGCAGTCAATGCAATCAAGAGCGCGATTTCATCTTCGGAGCGGCGGGCGGGTGGTCTGCGCGTCATGATCGAAGCAGGCGGCTGCAATGGATTCAAATACAAGATGGGCATCGCCGATGAGCCAAAGCCTGACGACACCGTGATCGACTGCGATGGGCTCAAGGTGTTTGTCGATAGCAAGAGCCGAGAGCATCTGGCCGGCACAACCATCGATTTCGTGCTGGCACCGGAGAGCTCTGGCTTTACCTTTCATAACCCGAACGCGGCCACCAACTGCTCCTGTGGAAAATCATTCGGCTGA